A genomic region of Clarias gariepinus isolate MV-2021 ecotype Netherlands chromosome 23, CGAR_prim_01v2, whole genome shotgun sequence contains the following coding sequences:
- the LOC128511274 gene encoding olfactory receptor class A-like protein 1 — protein MDLCITIKGVSFFLQTGLGILGNASVLMAYAHITYKESRLQPVDRILAHLAFSNLLLLLTRGVPQTVVIFGLRNLLDDPGCKVVMYFYRINRGLSVCLTGMLSFFQALTIAPSAGRYLTKLKSHLSQLVMPTFIGLWLLNMTDCIPISVFSIAPRNGTVPAFTLNLGFCHVNFGNNMSYVVVGAVISTRDFVFVAVMLASSGYILILLHKHSRQVRSIRRTQQGTSMEMQAAKTVVMLVLLYTVFFGIDNVIWIYMLTVAQVPAVVVDMRVFFSSCYATCSPFLMISTNKKIKERMVCVAGEQSAEDSGDKPNIK, from the coding sequence ATGGATCTTTGCATCACCATTAAAGGAGTCTCATTCTTCCTTCAGACGGGGCTGGGAATTCTGGGTAACGCATCAGTGCTGATGGCATACGCTCATATCACTTACAAAGAGTCGCGTCTGCAGCCTGTGGACAGAATTCTGGCTCACTTGGCTTTCAGCAACTTGCTGCTACTGCTGACACGTGGTGTGCCACAAACGGTAGTTATCTTTGGCCTGCGCAACCTGCTGGATGATCCAGGGTGCAAAGTAGTGATGTACTTCTACCGCATCAACCGCGGCTTATCTGTGTGCCTCACTGGCATGCTGAGTTTCTTCCAAGCACTGACAATTGCACCGTCAGCCGGGCGATACCTGACCAAACTCAAATCTCATCTCTCACAGCTGGTCATGCCCACCTTCATTGGTCTGTGGCTCCTCAACATGACTGATTGCATTCCCATTTCAGTTTTTTCCATAGCACCTCGGAATGGCACCGTGCCTGCCTTCACCCTCAACCTTGGATTTTGCCATGTTAACTTTGGTAACAATATGTCCTACGTGGTGGTTGGTGCAGTCATCTCGACACGAGACTTTGTCTTTGTGGCCGTCATGCTGGCATCCAGCGGCTACATCCTCATTCTCCTGCACAAACACAGCAGACAGGTCAGGTCCATCCGACGCACTCAGCAAGGAACTTCCATGGAAATGCAGGCTGCGAAAACCGTTGTCATGCTGGTGTTGCTGTACACCGTGTTCTTTGGCATTGATAACGTGATATGGATTTACATGCTGACCGTGGCCCAGGTTCCAGCTGTGGTAGTGGACATGAGAGTGTTTTTTTCATCATGCTATGCCACATGCAGTCCTTTTCTCATGATAAGCACAAATAAGAAGATAAAGGAGAGGATGGTGTGCGTGGCAGGAGAACAGTCAGCTGAGGACTCCGGAGACAAGCCAAACATTAAGTGA
- the LOC128511164 gene encoding olfactory receptor class A-like protein 1: protein MDLCITIKGVSFLLQSGLGVLGNLSVLMAYAHITYIESYLQPVDRILAHLAFSNMLQLLTRSVPQTVVIFGLHNLLDDSGCKVVMYTHRIHRALSICLTCMLSVFQALTITPSAGPHLTKLKSRLSQLVVPIFVGLWLLNMIVCIALPLYTIAPRNGTVPPFTLNLGFCHVKFPNNQVYVAIGTAFSTRDFAFVAVMLASSGYILVLLHKHSRQVRSIRRTQQGTSMEMRAAKSVIMLVVLYTVFFGIDNMIWIYMLTVAQVPATVVDMRAFFSACYATFSPLLMISTNKKIKERMVCAAGEQLSEDSEKQKF, encoded by the coding sequence ATGGATCTCTGCATTACCATTAAAGGAGTCTCATTCCTTCTACAGTCAGGGCTGGGAGTTTTGGGTAACCTGTCTGTGCTAATGGCATATGCTCATATCACTTATATTGAGTCATATCTGCAGCCTGTGGACAGAATCCTGGCTCACCTGGCTTTTAGCAACATGCTGCAACTACTGACACGTAGCGTGCCACAGACAGTGGTTATCTTCGGCCTGCACAACCTGCTGGATGATTCAGGCTGCAAAGTGGTGATGTACACACACCGCATCCACCGCGCCCTCTCCATCTGCCTGACCTGCATGCTGAGTGTCTTTCAAGCACTCACCATTACACCATCAGCTGGGCCGCACCTGACAAAACTAAAATCTCGACTGTCACAGCTGGTTGTGCCCATCTTTGTAGGTCTGTGGCTCCTCAACATGATTGTATGCATCGCTCTTCCACTTTACACAATAGCACCTCGGAATGGCACTGTGCCTCCCTTCACCCTCAACCTCGGCTTCTGCCACGTCAAATTTCCTAACAACCAGGTATACGTGGCGATTGGCACTGCCTTCTCAACAAGAGACTTTGCCTTTGTGGCTGTCATGCTGGCATCCAGTGGCTACATCCTCGTCCTCCTGCATAAACACAGCAGGCAGGTCAGGTCCATCCGACGCACTCAGCAAGGAACCTCCATGGAAATGCGGGCAGCTAAGAGTGTCATCATGCTGGTGGTGCTGTACACCGTGTTCTTTGGCATCGATAACATGATCTGGATCTACATGCTGACTGTGGCCCAGGTCCCGGCTACGGTGGTGGACATGAGAGCATTTTTCTCTGCGTGCTATGCCACATTCAGTCCTTTGCTCATGATAAGCACCAATAAGAAAATAAAGGAGAGAATGGTATGTGCAGCTGGAGAACAGTTGTCTGAGGACTCAGAGAAACAAAAATTCtaa
- the LOC128511467 gene encoding olfactory receptor class A-like protein 1: MDLCIIIKGVSFLLQTGLGVLGNVSVLMAYAHIAYSESYLQPVDRILAHLAFSNLLQMLTRGVPQTMFIFGLHNLLDDPGCKMVIYAYRISRALSICLTGMLSFFQAVTIAPSAGPYLTKLKSRLSQLVVPTFIGLWLLNMIICITSPLFSTAPRNGTAPAFTLNLGFCHVNFHTSLSYLVNGAVFSTRDFAFVAVMLASSGYILILLHKHSKQVRSIRRAQQGTSMEMRAAKSVVMLVVLYTVFFGIDNVIWIYMLTVAQVPGVVADLRVFFTSCYATFSPFLMISTHKKIKERMVCAAGEQASEDSTEKPNTK; this comes from the coding sequence ATGGATCTTTGCATCATTATTAAAGGAGTCTCGTTCCTCCTGCAGACAGGGCTGGGAGTTCTGGGTAACGTGTCTGTGCTGATGGCATACGCTCATATCGCTTACTCAGAGTCATATCTGCAGCCAGTGGACAGAATCCTGGCTCATCTGGCTTTCAGCAACCTACTGCAAATGCTGACACGTGGTGTCCCACAGACGATGTTCATTTTTGGCCTGCACAACCTGCTGGATGATCCTGGCTGCAAAATGGTGATCTACGCCTACCGCATTAGCCGTGCCCTCTCTATCTGCCTCACCGGTATGCTGAGCTTTTTTCAAGCAGTGACCATAGCACCGTCAGCTGGGCCATACTTGACCAAACTCAAATCTAGACTCTCACAACTGGTCGTACCCACCTTCATAGGTCTGTGGCTCCTCAACATGATTATCTGCATCACCTCTCCGCTTTTCTCCACAGCACCTCGGAATGGCACCGCGCCTGCCTTCACACTCAACCTCGGATTCTGTCATGTCAACTTCCATACCAGCCTGTCATATCTGGTGAATGGCGCAGTCTTCTCAACAAGAGACTTCGCCTTCGTGGCCGTCATGCTGGCCTCCAGCGGCTACATCCTCATCCTCCTGCACAAACACAGCAAGCAGGTCAGGTCCATCCGACGCGCTCAGCAAGGAACCTCCATGGAAATGCGGGCAGCTAAGAGCGTCGTCATGCTAGTGGTGCTGTACACCGTGTTCTTCGGCATCGATAACGTGATCTGGATCTACATGCTCACTGTGGCTCAGGTCCCAGGTGTGGTGGCGGACTTGAGAGTTTTTTTCACATCATGCTATGCGACATTCAGTCCTTTTCTCATGATAAGCACCCATAAGAAGATAAAGGAGAGGATGGTGTGTGCGGCTGGAGAACAGGCATCTGAGGACTCCACAGAGAAACCGAACACtaaataa
- the LOC128511280 gene encoding olfactory receptor class A-like protein 1, with translation MRVSRRKKKFQKPGSMDLCITIKGVSFLLQTGLGILGNVSVLIAYAHITSAESRLQPVDRILAHLAFSNLLLLLTRGVPQTMVIFGLRSLLDDPGCKVVIYTYRIHRALSVCLTCMLSVFQALTIAPSAGSNLTKLKSRLTQLVVPTFIGLWFLNMIVCIAAPILSIAPRNGTVPPFTLNLGFCHVNFHDNLSYVVNGAALSTRDFAFVAVMLASSGYILILLHKHSRQVRSIRRAQQGTSMEMRAAKTVVMLVVLYTVFFGIDNVIWIYMLTVAQVPAVVADMRVFFSSCYATLSPFLMISTNKKIKERMVCAAGEQSSEDSTEKPNTK, from the exons ATGCGTGTGAGCCGTCGCAAGAAGAAGTTCCAG AAACCAGGCTCCATGGATCTTTGCATCACCATTAAAGGAGTCTCGTTCCTCCTGCAGACGGGGCTGGGGATTCTGGGTAATGTGTCTGTGCTGATCGCATACGCTCATATCACTTCTGCAGAGTCGCGACTGCAGCCCGTAGACAGAATCCTGGCTCATCTGGCTTTCAGCAACTTGCTGCTACTGCTGACACGTggcgttccacagacgatggtCATCTTTGGCCTACGCAGCCTGCTGGATGATCCAGGATGTAAAGTGGTGATCTACACCTACCGCATCCACCGTGCACTCTCTGTTTGCCTTACGTGCATGCTTAGTGTCTTCCAAGCACTCACCATTGCACCATCAGCTGGGTCAAACCTGACCAAACTGAAATCTCGACTCACACAACTGGTGGTGCCCACCTTCATAGGTCTGTGGTTCCTCAACATGATTGTATGCATCGCTGCCCCAATTTTATCCATAGCACCTCGGAATGGGACTGTGCCTCCCTTCACACTTAACCTCGGCTTCTGTCACGTCAACTTCCATGACAACCTGTCATATGTTGTGAATGGTGCAGCTCTCTCGACACGAGACTTTGCCTTCGTGGCCGTCATGCTGGCCTCCAGCGGCTACATCCTCATCCTCCTGCACAAACATAGCAGGCAGGTCAGGTCCATCCGACGCGCTCAGCAAGGAACCTCCATGGAAATGCGGGCAGCTAAGACTGTTGTCATGCTGGTCGTACTTTACACTGTGTTCTTCGGCATCGATAACGTGATATGGATTTACATGCTGACCGTGGCCCAGGTCCCGGCTGTGGTGGCGGACATGAGAGTATTTTTCTCATCGTGCTATGCCACACTAAGTCCTTTCCTTATGATAAGCACCAATAAGAAGATAAAGGAGAGGATGGTGTGTGCAGCTGGGGAACAGTCATCTGAGGACTCCACAGAGAAACCAAAcactaaatga